In Primulina huaijiensis isolate GDHJ02 unplaced genomic scaffold, ASM1229523v2 scaffold40277, whole genome shotgun sequence, one genomic interval encodes:
- the LOC140969193 gene encoding ATP synthase subunit d, mitochondrial: MSGAGKKVADVAFKAGKNIDWEGMAKLMVSDEARKEFSTLRRAFDEVNSQLQTKFSQEPEPIDWDYYRKGIGSRLVDMYKQAYDEVKIPQYVDNVTPQYKPKFDALLVELKEAEQKSLKESERLEKEIADVQELKKKISTMTADEYFEKHPELKKKFDDEIRNDYWGY; encoded by the exons ATGAGCGGAGCGGGGAAGAAGGTAGCTGACGTCGCATTCAAAGCAGGCAAGAACATTGACTGGGAAGGCATGGCCAAGCTTATGGTCTCCGACGAAGCTCGCAAGGAGTTCTCAACCCTCCGACGTGCCTTCGATGAGGTCAACAGCCAACTCCAGACAAAGTTCAGCCAG GAACCAGAACCCATAGACTGGGACTATTACAGGAAAGGCATTGGCTCCCGCTTGGTTGATATGTACAAGCAAGCTTATGATG AAGTCAAAATCCCGCAGTATGTCGACAATGTCACTCCTCAGTACAAACCTAAATTTGATGCTCTG TTAGTAGAACTGAAAGAGGCTGAGCAGAAATCGCTGAAAGAATCTGAAAGACTAGAAAAAGAAATTGCAGATGTCCAAGAATTGAAG AAGAAGATCAGTACCATGACAGCTGATGAATACTTCGAGAAGCATCCCGAACTCAAAAAGAAATTTGATGACGAAATTCGTAATGATTATTGGGGTTATTAA
- the LOC140969262 gene encoding uncharacterized protein, giving the protein MTFASAKVSMKLLIDTKSKRVLFAEADKDCVDFLFHILSLPIGTVIRLLQGQETVGCLPNLYESFKNLDESYLQPGQNKNSILKPLLPANHASGSVPNLLLITNDKATERLFYRCSNCAFNALYNDPKTCPSCLRTTTKTMKYTAPAVTKGVDGGGFVKGMVTYMVMDDLEVKPMSTISGITLLHKLNVKELGSLQEKVVSLGTNEAVKLLKMSLQSKNVLTEVFLKTGKRARVNKSN; this is encoded by the exons ATGACGTTTGCCTCCGCCAAAGTGAGCATGAAGCTTCTCATTGATACTAAGAGCAAAAGGGTCTTATTCGCGGAGGCCGACAAAGATTGTGTGGATTTCCTTTTCCACATCCTTTCCCTCCCCATAGGTACTGTCATCCGTCTTCTTCAAGGTCAAGAAACAGTGGGTTGTCTGCCCAATTTGTACGAAAGCTTCAAGAATCTGGACGAGAGTTACCTTCAACCAGGGCAGAACAAAAACTCCATTTTGAAACCACTTCTACCCGCAAACCACGCATCTGGTTCGGTTCCTAATCTACTGCTAATCACCAACGATAAGGCAACTGAAAGATTGTTCTATAGATGCAGTAACTGTGCCTTTAATGCTTTGTACAACGACCCAAAGACTTGCCCCAGTTGCCTCCGTACGACGACCAAAACTATGAAATATACAGCTCCGGCGGTGACGAAAGGGGTGGATGGAGGTGGGTTTGTGAAAGGGATGGTCACGTACATGGTGATGGATGATTTGGAGGTGAAACCCATGTCCACGATCTCCGGCATTACTCTGCTCCATAAGCTTAATGTAAAGGAACTGGGTTCGCTGCAGGAGAAGGTGGTCAGTTTGGGCACGAACGAG gCTGTGAAGCTGCTGAAGATGTCTTTGCAGTCTAAGAACGTTTTGACGGAAGTGTTCCTCAAAACTGGTAAGCGAGCTCGAGTTAATAAGTCGAACTGA